A window of the Terriglobia bacterium genome harbors these coding sequences:
- a CDS encoding energy transducer TonB, with amino-acid sequence MAVRISRIALGVTLAFISTSLVSQQQSGETKLGSETPASEVYRVGGSVSPPQVIKAPDPQYSKEALKKKIEGTVVLWVVIGPDGVPKDVRVQRSLGYGLDQEAIEAVKKWKFKPAKLKGQPVTVQVNVEVNFRLYQRY; translated from the coding sequence ATGGCCGTGAGAATATCGCGTATCGCTCTCGGAGTGACATTAGCCTTCATCTCTACTTCGCTAGTTTCCCAACAGCAGAGTGGAGAAACGAAACTCGGTTCGGAAACTCCCGCAAGTGAGGTTTACAGGGTCGGCGGAAGTGTGAGTCCTCCGCAGGTCATCAAGGCTCCCGATCCGCAGTACTCCAAGGAAGCTCTCAAGAAGAAGATCGAGGGAACGGTAGTCCTTTGGGTCGTGATCGGTCCCGACGGTGTGCCAAAGGATGTCAGAGTGCAGCGGTCACTCGGATACGGACTGGATCAGGAGGCGATCGAGGCCGTAAAGAAATGGAAGTTCAAACCCGCGAAATTGAAGGGTCAGCCCGTCACAGTGCAGGTCAACGTCGAAGTCAACTTCCGACTCTATCAGCGTTATTGA